In Macaca fascicularis isolate 582-1 chromosome 12, T2T-MFA8v1.1, the genomic stretch acgcctgtagtctcagctacttgggaggctgaggcggggtgATCGCTTGAGcacgggaagtcaaggctgcagtaagccttgAAGGCACTGctctactctagcctgggtaTATATTAACTACCACCAGATATCTAAAGCTTTTTCaggacttaaaaaataaatagataaggtTTAGAATTCCATAAGCTGACAAGATAAGAATAGTGATTTAAAGTATACTAATTCTGTTGAGTTTTAAATGTGTATACTGAAAGTTGAGTGTTAACCGTGAAGCAGTAAACTAAAGGGATTTTCAGGAGATTGTGTTTCTTGCTCTGTATTACCATTGTTGCCTTACATTGTTAAATATGAATACACAAGGAGAAATTGTGCgtatgtgttctgttaattagGAGCATGGAATTTTGGGGATGTTTTGATGAGAAATTCCTCTGGTTGAGAAGTAAAAGAAGCTGGCCAGAAATGGCAGATTCTTGGGATTAGGGCATTTTAACCACGTACTGTagatttcagaaagaaaacagataacacttcttttttttttgagtcagtctcactccgttgccgaggcgacagagtgcagtggtgcagtttcagctcactgcaacctctgcctcccaagttcaagcaattctcctgcctcagcctcccaagtcgctgggactgcaggcacgagccaccacactcaactagtttttgtatttttagtagagatggggtttcaccatgttggccaggctggtctcaaactcctcacctcagatgatctgccaaccttgtcctcccaaagtgctgggattacaggcttgagccactgtgcctggccttgttttgttttgttttttgagacaagatacTCTGCcccccaagctggagagcagtggtgcaatctgggctccctgcaaccctctgcctcctgggttcaagcgattcttgtgcctcagcctcccaaggagctgggaccacaagcgcatgccaccacgcccagataatttttgtatttttagtagagacggggttttgcagtccacctgtcttagcctcccaaagggctgagataaCAGGTTTTTGAGCCTCCATGCCCTGCTTGAAGTGTTTCTTTAAAATAGGGATCTGCAAAGAGTAACACTATTTTAGAGTTTGTGGGCCAtaaggtctctgttgcaactataCGACTATACCATTGCAGCCGGAAAGCAGCCATAGGGCAGTTTGTAACTGATTGTGTGTGGCtgcgttccaataaaactttgttgacaaaaataaatgaccAGCCATGTTTGGCCAATTATCCATAGTTTGCCTATTCTTATTTGTGAAATATGCTTCTTtgtttcatccctttattttctattttgttctccACCTGGAAAAAATTATCCCAGAATATATGTCTCATGCTGTATTATTGCTGCATGAttataatgtttttcttaaattgttaGAGGCTTTTTCTGAGTTTATCCAGAGGAAAGGAAATCTTCAATGAGTTGAAATGACATCTAAAACTCAGTGAGGGCTTATCTGTTCTATAGCTTGAAAATCAGGTTATCTAGATCATTGTTTTAGTTTAATAGTCACTAGATTAAGATTAAGTaggcaaaatcttttttttttttttcttctttttttgagacagagtctcgctcagtcgcccaggctagagtgcagtggcgcaatctcagctcaccacaagctccgcctcctgggttcaaacagttatctgcctcagcctcctgagtagctaggattacaggtgtgtgccaccacgcctggctaatttttgtatttttagtagagacagggtttcaccatgttggccaggctggtcttgaactcctgacttcatgatccacccacctcggcctcaaagtgctgggattacaggcttgaaccaccacgcctggccagtagGCATAATCTTAACAAAAATAGTTTATATACCTGGTGCTGAAGTAAAAAGATCACAAAAAAGTAGTCTGCCTTTTATCCTGACTTTAGGTCAGAGGTTAGGTTGTGgtttatgtggggtttttttgacACAGCAGGAGCTACCTCATTTCCATTCTGAAAAAGGTAAAGTTTATTAATTTGGAGAGCAGTTGAATAAGAATCTTGGAGACCTGATACGTTAAGACTTTCACCATGTTTTGCAGCCCTTTTTTTCTGTGTCAGTCACAAAAAGGCAATTCAAAATTTAAGACATGAAGATGTGGCCGGGTGCAGTCACTCACATatcttgagcacaggagtttgagcccagcctgagcaacatggcaaaaccccgtttctactaaaaatacaacacacacacacacacaaaccgggtgtggtggcgcactcctatagatccagctactgtggaggctaaggtgggaggatcacctgagcctgggaagtcaaggttgtagtgagctgtgataacgccagtgcactccagcctgggcaacagaggaaaccctctctggaaaaaaataaaaagacatgaaggTTTATCTGAATCTTAAGAGTGCAGTGATACTAGTATTATTACTTACTGAAATCACTTAACAACTATGTTCCAGAAAAGAACATTGGCTTAGACAGTAGCTTTGAGAGAGAAGGGCCTCTATTTTAGGCACATACTGTGATTTTTGTGCATATAGCTAATTAATTACATTAATGGATTATTTAACAGATTCTTTTGTTCTTCTGCTATAAAATTTAATACAGTAGGATacttaagaaaaacaaagcttACATTTTGTGTACCAGATTTTGGACCAGAACTTGAAGTGTATTTAATGTTTTACAACCAAGTTGTTACAGAAATTGAGTCAAAACAATTTTGGTAATGTTGGAcccaaaagtagaaaaatagtctttttttttctttttcttttcaaatgaggAAGTGAAGGTATGGGCATTAGGGGTTTTTTTCATCCAAATTGGATGAAAAAGCTCATGAGACTTTAGCAGGGACTAGTCATAACATTGTCAAGGAAATTACATCTTGAAAGATTAATGGTTAAATTATAGCTTGTCTGAATTGTCAATCTTAACATTGGCTTAGAATAGTTTACAAAGAAGCTTGCTATTACAAAATGAACCTGTAGTCTCTACTAATAGAGGTTCCCCCAGTATTGAAGTTGAATTGGCATTATTAATATTATGTGGTATTCTAATGTATTTGACTGGTGAATATTTGAGAGTGGCCAGTAACTATTAATGACATTATTTTGGGGGAATGAAACTATAGTTCATCAAAACCACACTACTATGGAAAAGTGGGTCATTTCATTGtaatcaaaattttaagaaaattgataGAAAAAATTACAACCAAGATAGTTTGCTAATATATTAATAGTGTTGATTCCTAAGAAGTATGAGTATAGTTGGAgggattttcctttttaaaaaaaaagtctgggcgtggtggctcacacctgtgatcccagcactttgggaggccaagatgggaggatcacttgaggccaggagtttgagaccagcctggtcaacatagtgagcccctgtctctattatttaaaaagaaagaaagaaagaaagaaactcaaaatATTGCATAGTTCCCTGTATACCCTTCAGCTTCTCCTGATACTGACATCTTACATAACAATATATGATTATCAAAACTAGGAAGTTAACATTGGTGCAATACTGTTAACTAAAGCACATATTTTATTCACTATTCCATATTTTTTCCTGTTGTAGGATCCCATGTTCCATTTAGTTGACATGTCCCTTCAAGTCTTCTCCAGTCTGTGACAGTTCTtcagtctttccttgtctttcataaTACTGACACTTAGAAGAATAATGGTCATTTTATACAGTGTTCCTTAGTTAGGGTTTGTCTGATGATTTCTCATTATTATGTTGAAGTTACGTATTTTGAGCAAGAATACCGTAGAAGTAGGTTGGGTCTTGTTTGGTGCATCATATCAAGGGGTACAAAAACTGGTAATGACAACCGTGATCACTTGGTTACAGTGGTATCCTTAAAGTGGTTTCTGTACTTTAAAGtcactatttcttttctctttgtaattagtACATTTCATGGGGAAGATACGTTGGGATTTTACAAATAACCTTTTTCCTCCAATTTTTGTCCACTAATTTTAAAGAATCTATTGATAGATCTTGCCTGCAACAAAAATTACTGTGTTGTTTGCCTAATGAAGATTTTTTTATTGGGGGGGGGATTATTTTTAATGCTACTAGATTTTCCAGAGATTCTAATTAAGCAAGTAAGATCAGGAGGGAAAGTAATCGTTACAAAAGGATTCAGCTTTGAAAATGCCGGTTGAGAGTTGTGTGTACTTCTGTATATGCTGAGGATTGAATAGGAGGGTAAAAGTGAAGTAGATGAACTCCTAGCGTTCCTTTTTAATACTGCCCACTTAAGAGAAGTTTAAATCCTAAAGGCACCTTCTaagtttcaaatttaaattttatttttagagctaACACATGAGTTTCTACAAATATTGGAGAAAACGCCTAATAGGTTGAAGAAGATTCGAAACTGGAGGGTAAGAGAATTGACAGGGTTTAACAGAATTTCAGTCTTTTATGTAACATTTACATAGCTAACCAGTTTGAATTTTTGTGGTTTAATAATCTTTGCCGTATTCCTGAATAATTCAGCGTGTCTCAAGTTACATATACTCACATATTCAATTACTGAGTCCAGTAGACTTTGCTAAAGtacattatacttttaaaaaatttttcgcAGTGATTATGACGAAAGTAtcctcttcattttacaaatggggaaactgaagcctagACAAGTTAAATTACTTTCTCAAGTGCTGGGCTAGGATTTAACTTGTATCTGATTCTAAAATtggtgttttcagttttttatagCTTTCTTTTATACCTCTAAATGAGGCACTTATTTACTAGCAACATTAAAACCTTGAACCCCAGgtcattttatttccatatgtttaatatataatgtttttaatgtataaCTTTTATAAGACAAGAAATTTGCATTAAATCATTTTTCTATATCACTGCttcttctgtgttttattttactagGCTAATCAGGCGGCTAGGAAACCAAAAGTAGATGGACAGGTATCAGAGACACCACTTCTTGGTTCATCTTTGGTCCAGAATTCCATTTTAGTAGATAGTGTCACTGGTGTGCCTACAAACCCAAGTTTTCAGAAACCATCTACATCAGCATTCCCTGCACCAGTACCtctaaattcaggaaatatttctgTTCAAGACAGCCATACATCTGATAATTTGTCAGTGCTAGCAACAGGAATGCCAAGTACTTCATACGGTTTGTCATCACACCAGGAATGGCCTCAACATCAAGACTCAGCAAGGACAGAGCAGATATATTCACAGAAACAGGAGACATCTTTGTCTGGTAGCCAGTACAACATCAACTTCCAGCAGGGACCTTCTATATCACTGCATTCAGGATTACATCACAGACCTGACAAAATTTCAGATCATTCTTCTGTTAAGCAAGAATATACTCATAAAGCAGGGAGCAGTAAACACCATGGGCCAATTTCTGCTACTCCAGGAATAATTCCTCAGAAAATGTCTTTAGACAAATACAGAGAAAAGCGTAAACTAGAAACTCTTGATCTTGATGTAAGGGATCATTATATAGCTGCCCAGGTAGAACAGCAGCACAAACAAGGGCAGTCACAGGCAGCCAGCAGCAGTTCTGTTACTTCtcccattaaaatgaaaatacccattgcaaatactgaaaaatacatggcagataaaaaggaaaagagtggATCACTGAAATTACGGATTCCAATACCACCCACTGATAAAAGCGCCAGTAAAGaagaactgaaaatgaaaataaaagtttcctCTTCAGAAAGACACAGCTCTTCTGATGAAGGCAGTGGGAAGAGCAAGCATTCAAGCCCACATATTAGCAGAGACCATAAGGAGAAGCACAAGGAGCATCCTTCAAGCCGCCACCACACCAGCAGCCACAAGCATTCCCACTCGCATAGTGGCAGCAGCAGTGGTGGCAGTAAACACAGTGCCGACGGAATACCACCCACTGTTCTGAGGAGTCCTGTTGGCCTGAGCAGTGATGGCATTTCCTCTAGCTCCAGCTCTTCAAGGAAGAGGCTGCATGTCAATGATGCATCTCACAACCACCACTCCAAAATGAGCAAAAGTTCCAAAAGTTCAGGTAGTTCATCTAGTTCTTCCTCCTCTGTTAAGCAGTATATATCCTCTCACAACTCTGTTTTTAACCATCCCTTACCCCCTCCTCCCCCTGTCACATACCAGGTGGGCTACGGACATCTCAGCACCCTCGTGAAACTGGACAAGAAGCCAGTGGAGACCAACGGTCCTGATGCCAATCACGAGTACAGTACAAGCAGCCAGCATATGGACTACAAAGACACATTCGACATGCTGGACTCGCTGTTAAGTGCCCAAGGAATGAACATGTAATAATTTGTTTAGGTcaatttttcctttacttttttaatttaaaaattgttagaatGGAAAAATTCCTTCTGATCTAGCAGTGGTAACCCCTGCTGTTGCTGCCACTGCTTCAATATTTGTAAGTGCTGCTTTATTCTTCATTCTGAAAAGAAGAGATTATAGTAAACAAGTCTTTATCTCCACATATGATAGTGTTATAAATACTGTAAAAGCATGGAAGGTGCAAAACTCAGTATTTCTACAATTGCAGCTAAGAACATTAGGATGAATGGCTGGCTGCTTCTAGGAATATAAGATGCCTCAAGCATTCATTATTTATGATTTGAATACTGtagctattttttgttgttgcttggCTTTTGAATGAgtgtaaattgttttcttttgtgtatttataCTTGTATGTATGATTTGCATGTTTCAAAGATAAAGGGATAAAACAGTATACTGATAACTGTTTACAAGAAAGTGGAGAAAAATGTAcatacatttttgtatgtttagataTTACCATAAATACTCAGGATTGGAGCTGCTTGTAAGTATAACAATATACAGAATAACTTTATTTTATCTTGTCAGAGTCCATCACTAATCTAAAACAAAGGTGGCACTTTTTTACGTTAACCTTAAACTCTAGGCCTTACTGGAAGCCACTGATAGGGGACACTTCACTACCAGATGTGTATGCAGTGCCACAGATGGTCACGTACACTGTGAGGCACTGAAATTTTGCCTTCAGAGGTTCTGACCAGATTGGCTGCTGAAATAGCCCCTAACTTTCTGAAGGcttgaagaggaaaaaataaagtttacataCTCTTGATGTGAAGTGCATTTAAATGTTTGTTGGCTTGTTGCAGTTCTATGAAACAGAGCTGTTAATAATGGTTATGTGGATTACTGTGATTTGAAAACTAAATTCACAATAACTTACCTAGTAGAGACTTAGTGAGTTGTTTCCTTTAAAGAATTTTACACTACATATTTTAGCAGTAAACGGGGATCACTTTTCCTTTAGCATTCAGAATGACACCACATTCTTAAATATACTCCTTCCCTGAAGCGTGTTTGTGTGTGAtgccatatttctttttcaggtaaatgtAGTCTtccttataaaaatgaaattaaacctATGCTCTCTCAATTCTTTTATAttctaacaataaataaaaaagaaaagattactgACTGTGCATTGTACCTGTATTTATAGTTATGGTTATCAGGAAGCTCTGTAAGAAAGAAGAGGTCAGCCTCCTAGGCAAACCACTAGTGGAGGTTTTACATTTGTTTGCACATCTCAGTGTATTTCTGTTGAGGTAAAGTTTGCACAGTCATCTGACTTCTGATCAAACATTGGATTTTAACTTGTTTAGATTTTGTCCTAAACACCAGTAATATGGCTCTTGTTTATCAGCTAATCTTGAATTTATTCTGTGGTAAATCTTTGAGTTGAGTATATTTGAGATTGATTGGATTCAACCTCTTGTTgaactgaaaacaatttttttttctgtatttttgttacAAAGCCACTGATATGTGCACAATTGTAATTTTACTCAAGTATGTTGCAGTTTGTAAATATTAGAGTTTAATCTTGTGCTCTACCTTTATTTAGCAATTATCTAatagctttataatttttaaagataattgttctttattttgtcAATGTTATTTGAACTTGGGGTACTTAGGAGCCTCTTTGTAGGGACTGTGCCTAGGTAGCATGTCCTAACATTTGTTCTTGTCTTGCATAACTTTAGTGATCTTTGTCATTATATGTAACTTTGTTGCTCTGTATGGCATAATATTGTATCCATAAACATGGTAATTTTGATACAGTTATACTTTTACAGTGGTACATAATCCAAGGACTAGTATAGAATTAAGCGAGTGCAAgatgagggagggaagggctTTCTTGATAATTTAGATGTGAAACCTCTACAAGAGCTATCATGTAAAAACTACATAAGGTGGTTGTGCTACTGTATAATTGGGGGTGATAATACCAGGAATTTTAATAAGATTTTGTAAAGAATATCCAGAAAAGTAGTGAACTTATTTTCAGTAGACATAGATAACAATGTGAATATTTAAGGTCTGTGACTATAGTTAAACTTCACTAAGAATTTGCAGAATTGTTTTGAGATGTGGGAATAAAGGTAATTTTATTGAATCTTCATTGGTGCTAATGATGGACAGTTAAAAAGATAGCTAGTGTATATTGTTATGGGTCAGTACTTATTAGTACTTCCAAAATTGAATTTGAAATGCTATGTATTCACTTTTCACTCTGTAAATGTAATTCTTTACAATGACTTTATTTATTAAAGGGCAGCCAGTTGTCATTTTTACAGGATTGTGTGAGCTATTCAAACTCCTTAACCCCTGAACAGGATATTAAGCTTCCAGAATAACAATGGGaataaatatggaatcctttttaagttttatttccaTTAAACAGAAACCCTTATAATTCATACTATCATGAATTTGTTTTATCCATCTCATTTGCATAACAGTTCATCTGCCTGGTCCCACTAGGCTCTACCAAAGAAAAAGACTCTGATGAGTGGACATTATTACTGTGACTCTTGCAAGTAGCcataaataaaccaaaatagaATCAAATTTAGGTATGAAATTCCACATGTGCAAAGTACTGTTAAGGTGATAACATTTttgatgagattttaaaaaaaatatttgaaatattaaaaagcattATCTTTGAACGTCCTTTAAAAGAGTGAGTCATTTTTAAGTTGTGTTTTCCCTAGATCACTGATTTGTTACCTTTACACAGAAGCACGTTGCAAAGAAAGGCTTTACTTCTACCTCTTCCAGCTAGTTTTCCAATATTGAACTGTGTCCCTCTAAATATTTGCCTTAGCTATTTCAAAATAGATATTTTCAGAACCAAAGCAAAGGGGTGATTTGTTCACTGAAACATTCTTAAGAGGCCTACTTAACAGGCAGTAGTAGTCTGTAGTGGTAAAACCTCACAGTTTCTTAATTGCAGGTATGTAAATACCAAAAAAGTCCTGTTGTCAGCCATAGATTTATCTTTGAAAGCAATTAAATGTGCACCTTGGTCTTCCTCTGTGCAGATTCGTTCTGGTTAAAGTTCTTATTCAGAGTCATCTAAAAGAAATTTCTAACATGATGTATGGTTTCTTGAATGTCATGAGTAGCTGCTTGTATTACTTTGTAGCAACAGATTGTATTAATATTACGTAGAATACCTAACTTTTTTGGCCTATCCTCTTTGAACTAGAAATGACTACTTGAGGGCTCTTTCAGAGAACCAATATGAAATGTTTGTGTTAGTACCAAATACCCTTGCCTTAAAAGGTTTCAAGcacattttcctttatatttgaGAACTTAAATTGCTGACTTGTATTCCTTAGGCAACCTTAGAAATAAACCACTGCTTATAGCTGCATGAATGTTATGCACTTCATGAGTACAGTTAGTTGATTAGATATTTCAGGGTTTTGCATTTACTATAGACATGGGGACTTTTTTAATGTGATAACATCTTAGGAAAACCTTTCTCAAGATATTACACGATTTCCAATTTTATCCAAATGAAAAGCATACCTGCTTAAATTTAGGATGTCTTTGCTGAGAATATTTGGAGGCTCTTGTTAGGAAGAATCGTGGATTCAGTATTTCTAACCTGATTACTGCCTCAGAAGCTGTCTTGGGAGGCAGTAGGATTCACTGACTACCTTTACCCAGATGAGGGATCAACAAATCTCACACTTGAATTAAATGAGTTGACGGGACAGTAGGTGCTAATTTCATGCGCCCTAAGATGGGCTTATTTAGACAGGAATTTTTGCATTGGAAAAGCAGCACATTCTCTGACCTTGGGTACCAAGCTATGATACTAATTTGAGAATCACATTCTGATACGTTAATATCAGAAATCAGTGAGCAACCTAATCGCTGTAAGCTGACATATATGGAAGCTGAAATCAAAAGGTTGCTTGTTTTGTTAGTTTCCCTGGAGCATCTATCTTTAATACATCTTGCCAGTGGGACTGAAGAGCTCAAAATGTTTTAGGCCTAATACCATACATTCATTTTCTGCTCTGCAGTGTCGATTTGGGCACAGCCAGTTTTTGCCTCTGTGGCACCTTTCTGTAGTTTACTGTTACCTATTCTGCCTGACAGATTGCTTAAGTAGGTTGATAAGATGCATCGAAGATTGAATGGCTAGGAGTAATTCTCTTCTCATACAGGCAACTGAACTTCACTGTGGAATCCATTTATCTCAAAGGTTTGAGGGCCGtctaatttcctttattttcaagtATGGGGCGGAAACTCAAAATCCCGAGCATTGCCGCTTTAGTAGCTTGTTTGATTTGCCTATTGTTTAATAACGAGTACATTCTTAGTAAGTGATGAgtacattcttatttttaaggcatgttttgttttttaagcagcttcattttattagaaaaaattcATATGTACTCATTTGTTGTAAACAGTGATTGTGGGGTTTCATTTTCTGAATGTACTCAAAACTCCCAACAATTGAATAGGATGTTT encodes the following:
- the CCNT2 gene encoding cyclin-T2 isoform X7, with product MLLKIFSSIENDGALVIFVSTSKDLAQTSYFMATNSLHLTTFCLQYKPTVIACVCIHLACKWSNWEIPVSTDGKHWWEYVDPTVTLELLDELTHEFLQILEKTPNRLKKIRNWRANQAARKPKVDGQVSETPLLGSSLVQNSILVDSVTGVPTNPSFQKPSTSAFPAPVPLNSGNISVQDSHTSDNLSVLATGMPSTSYGLSSHQEWPQHQDSARTEQIYSQKQETSLSGSQYNINFQQGPSISLHSGLHHRPDKISDHSSVKQEYTHKAGSSKHHGPISATPGIIPQKMSLDKYREKRKLETLDLDVRDHYIAAQVEQQHKQGQSQAASSSSVTSPIKMKIPIANTEKYMADKKEKSGSLKLRIPIPPTDKSASKEELKMKIKVSSSERHSSSDEGSGKSKHSSPHISRDHKEKHKEHPSSRHHTSSHKHSHSHSGSSSGGSKHSADGIPPTVLRSPVGLSSDGISSSSSSSRKRLHVNDASHNHHSKMSKSSKSSGGLRTSQHPRETGQEASGDQRS
- the CCNT2 gene encoding cyclin-T2 isoform X8; translation: MATNSLHLTTFCLQYKPTVIACVCIHLACKWSNWEIPVSTDGKHWWEYVDPTVTLELLDELTHEFLQILEKTPNRLKKIRNWRANQAARKPKVDGQVSETPLLGSSLVQNSILVDSVTGVPTNPSFQKPSTSAFPAPVPLNSGNISVQDSHTSDNLSVLATGMPSTSYGLSSHQEWPQHQDSARTEQIYSQKQETSLSGSQYNINFQQGPSISLHSGLHHRPDKISDHSSVKQEYTHKAGSSKHHGPISATPGIIPQKMSLDKYREKRKLETLDLDVRDHYIAAQVEQQHKQGQSQAASSSSVTSPIKMKIPIANTEKYMADKKEKSGSLKLRIPIPPTDKSASKEELKMKIKVSSSERHSSSDEGSGKSKHSSPHISRDHKEKHKEHPSSRHHTSSHKHSHSHSGSSSGGSKHSADGIPPTVLRSPVGLSSDGISSSSSSSRKRLHVNDASHNHHSKMSKSSKSSGGLRTSQHPRETGQEASGDQRS
- the CCNT2 gene encoding cyclin-T2 isoform X5, with protein sequence MLLKIFSSIENDGALVIFVSTSKDLAQTSYFMATNSLHLTTFCLQYKPTVIACVCIHLACKWSNWEIPVSTDGKHWWEYVDPTVTLELLDELTHEFLQILEKTPNRLKKIRNWRANQAARKPKVDGQVSETPLLGSSLVQNSILVDSVTGVPTNPSFQKPSTSAFPAPVPLNSGNISVQDSHTSDNLSVLATGMPSTSYGLSSHQEWPQHQDSARTEQIYSQKQETSLSGSQYNINFQQGPSISLHSGLHHRPDKISDHSSVKQEYTHKAGSSKHHGPISATPGIIPQKMSLDKYREKRKLETLDLDVRDHYIAAQVEQQHKQGQSQAASSSSVTSPIKMKIPIANTEKYMADKKEKSGSLKLRIPIPPTDKSASKEELKMKIKVSSSERHSSSDEGSGKSKHSSPHISRDHKEKHKEHPSSRHHTSSHKHSHSHSGSSSGGSKHSADGIPPTVLRSPVGLSSDGISSSSSSSRKRLHVNDASHNHHSKMSKSSKSSGSSSSSSSSVKQYISSHNSVFNHPLPPPPPVTYQVGYGHLSTLVKLDKKPVETNGPDANHEYSTSSQHMDYKDTFDMLDSLLSAQGMNM
- the CCNT2 gene encoding cyclin-T2 isoform X6 yields the protein MATNSLHLTTFCLQYKPTVIACVCIHLACKWSNWEIPVSTDGKHWWEYVDPTVTLELLDELTHEFLQILEKTPNRLKKIRNWRANQAARKPKVDGQVSETPLLGSSLVQNSILVDSVTGVPTNPSFQKPSTSAFPAPVPLNSGNISVQDSHTSDNLSVLATGMPSTSYGLSSHQEWPQHQDSARTEQIYSQKQETSLSGSQYNINFQQGPSISLHSGLHHRPDKISDHSSVKQEYTHKAGSSKHHGPISATPGIIPQKMSLDKYREKRKLETLDLDVRDHYIAAQVEQQHKQGQSQAASSSSVTSPIKMKIPIANTEKYMADKKEKSGSLKLRIPIPPTDKSASKEELKMKIKVSSSERHSSSDEGSGKSKHSSPHISRDHKEKHKEHPSSRHHTSSHKHSHSHSGSSSGGSKHSADGIPPTVLRSPVGLSSDGISSSSSSSRKRLHVNDASHNHHSKMSKSSKSSGSSSSSSSSVKQYISSHNSVFNHPLPPPPPVTYQVGYGHLSTLVKLDKKPVETNGPDANHEYSTSSQHMDYKDTFDMLDSLLSAQGMNM
- the CCNT2 gene encoding cyclin-T2 isoform X3, encoding MASGRGASSRWFFTREQLENTPSRRCGVEADKELSCRQQAANLIQEMGQRLNVSQLTINTAIVYMHRFYMHHSFTKFNKNIISSTALFLAAKVEEQARKLEHVIKVAHACLHPLEPLLDTKCDAYLQQTQELVILETIMLQTLGFEITIEHPHTDVVKCTQLVRASKDLAQTSYFMATNSLHLTTFCLQYKPTVIACVCIHLACKWSNWEIPVSTDGKHWWEYVDPTVTLELLDELTHEFLQILEKTPNRLKKIRNWRANQAARKPKVDGQVSETPLLGSSLVQNSILVDSVTGVPTNPSFQKPSTSAFPAPVPLNSGNISVQDSHTSDNLSVLATGMPSTSYGLSSHQEWPQHQDSARTEQIYSQKQETSLSGSQYNINFQQGPSISLHSGLHHRPDKISDHSSVKQEYTHKAGSSKHHGPISATPGIIPQKMSLDKYREKRKLETLDLDVRDHYIAAQVEQQHKQGQSQAASSSSVTSPIKMKIPIANTEKYMADKKEKSGSLKLRIPIPPTDKSASKEELKMKIKVSSSERHSSSDEGSGKSKHSSPHISRDHKEKHKEHPSSRHHTSSHKHSHSHSGSSSGGSKHSADGIPPTVLRSPVGLSSDGISSSSSSSRKRLHVNDASHNHHSKMSKSSKSSGGLRTSQHPRETGQEASGDQRS
- the CCNT2 gene encoding cyclin-T2 isoform X4, producing MASGRGASSRWFFTREQLENTPSRRCGVEADKELSCRQQAANLIQEMGQRLNVSQLTINTAIVYMHRFYMHHSFTKFNKNIISSTALFLAAKVEEQARKLEHVIKVAHACLHPLEPLLDTKCDAYLQQTQELVILETIMLQTLASKDLAQTSYFMATNSLHLTTFCLQYKPTVIACVCIHLACKWSNWEIPVSTDGKHWWEYVDPTVTLELLDELTHEFLQILEKTPNRLKKIRNWRANQAARKPKVDGQVSETPLLGSSLVQNSILVDSVTGVPTNPSFQKPSTSAFPAPVPLNSGNISVQDSHTSDNLSVLATGMPSTSYGLSSHQEWPQHQDSARTEQIYSQKQETSLSGSQYNINFQQGPSISLHSGLHHRPDKISDHSSVKQEYTHKAGSSKHHGPISATPGIIPQKMSLDKYREKRKLETLDLDVRDHYIAAQVEQQHKQGQSQAASSSSVTSPIKMKIPIANTEKYMADKKEKSGSLKLRIPIPPTDKSASKEELKMKIKVSSSERHSSSDEGSGKSKHSSPHISRDHKEKHKEHPSSRHHTSSHKHSHSHSGSSSGGSKHSADGIPPTVLRSPVGLSSDGISSSSSSSRKRLHVNDASHNHHSKMSKSSKSSGGLRTSQHPRETGQEASGDQRS
- the CCNT2 gene encoding cyclin-T2 isoform X1: MASGRGASSRWFFTREQLENTPSRRCGVEADKELSCRQQAANLIQEMGQRLNVSQLTINTAIVYMHRFYMHHSFTKFNKNIISSTALFLAAKVEEQARKLEHVIKVAHACLHPLEPLLDTKCDAYLQQTQELVILETIMLQTLGFEITIEHPHTDVVKCTQLVRASKDLAQTSYFMATNSLHLTTFCLQYKPTVIACVCIHLACKWSNWEIPVSTDGKHWWEYVDPTVTLELLDELTHEFLQILEKTPNRLKKIRNWRANQAARKPKVDGQVSETPLLGSSLVQNSILVDSVTGVPTNPSFQKPSTSAFPAPVPLNSGNISVQDSHTSDNLSVLATGMPSTSYGLSSHQEWPQHQDSARTEQIYSQKQETSLSGSQYNINFQQGPSISLHSGLHHRPDKISDHSSVKQEYTHKAGSSKHHGPISATPGIIPQKMSLDKYREKRKLETLDLDVRDHYIAAQVEQQHKQGQSQAASSSSVTSPIKMKIPIANTEKYMADKKEKSGSLKLRIPIPPTDKSASKEELKMKIKVSSSERHSSSDEGSGKSKHSSPHISRDHKEKHKEHPSSRHHTSSHKHSHSHSGSSSGGSKHSADGIPPTVLRSPVGLSSDGISSSSSSSRKRLHVNDASHNHHSKMSKSSKSSGSSSSSSSSVKQYISSHNSVFNHPLPPPPPVTYQVGYGHLSTLVKLDKKPVETNGPDANHEYSTSSQHMDYKDTFDMLDSLLSAQGMNM